The Nitrospirota bacterium nucleotide sequence ACCAGTACAGGTGCTGTGGCTGTACCATACCCGCCGGTTGCGAGTGCACCTGCATTGCAGTGTGTCAGTACAGTTGCCCCGTCCTTTATAAACTCAGCCCCCCAGCTCCCGATGGCCCTGTTTGCAGTGATATCCTCTTCAAGTATGGACTTGGCCTCGTAAACGAGCATTTTCTTCAGGGTCTCGACCCCCTGATGCCTGTTCTTCAACATAAGTGCCTTTATCCTGTCCATGGCCCAGCGAATGTTGACGGCAGTCGGCCTTGTAGATATCATTGTATCCATTAGGGGTTTGAGGGATACCATAAACTCTTCAAATGAGGATACCTTTATATCCTGTGCAGAGAGGGCAACTCCCATCGCTGCAGCAATCCCGATGGCTGGAGCCCCCCGGATCCTGAGGGTTTTTATGGCATCTGCCACCATAGTGTAATCGCTGCAGTCTATGTATACGACCTCAAGGGGTAACCTGCTCTGATCAAGTATCCGGACCTTCTCCCCTGCCCATTCAATACTTTTAACCATAAAGTGGCACGCCCGTCTAATTCCTTTTGTATTTCTGGTTTATACCCGGTTAGTTTTGTTGAACTGGCTGCAGGGGTTATTACCCCCTCCCCCTCAGTGCTGAAATTATAACACAAAAATGAACAATAACATACATATGGTGAGAAAGATGATGACACCGACCGTGGCCCAGGCGATGATATTGAAGATGCGTGAATTGGTATAATCACCCATGATCTTTTTGTTGTTCGCCAGCTTCAGGGCATAATAGAGGACAAAGGGAAGGATGAGGCCGTTAACCACAGAGGACAGGACCATAAGCGTGACAAGGGGAGCCCCGGGAATGAGGACCAGAAGCGAGGCTATTATGATAATCGAGGTATAAATCCACATGAACTGGGGGGCCTCTTTAAAGGTCTTGTTGACCCCGGCCTCCCATCCCATGGCCTCACACGTATAGTAGGCAGTTGCCAGCGGGACGATAATCGCTCCAAGCAATGAGGCATTTGCAAGGCTTACGGCAAAGATAAGGGATGAAAACCTGCCCGCAAAAGGCTTTAATGCCATGGCTGCCTCACTTGCCTCATTTATCCTTATGTCTGCCGGAAACAGGACGGTGGCACAGGTAACAATTATGAAGAAGGAGATTATGTTCGTGATACTGCACCCCAGCACCACATCCAGCCTTGAGGCCCCGTAATCCTTCTTCTTAATACCCTTTTCAGCAATAGAGGACTGGAGGTAGAACTGCATCCAGGGGGTGATGGTTGTACCGATTATTGCTATTGTCAGCATGATGTACTCGGGGTCTGCCTTGATTTCAGGTACTACCAGTCTTTTAAAAACAAGGGACCAGTCCGGTTTTGCCATGATCCCTGATACCACATAGCCGATATAAATGATACATGCCAGGAGAAGAACCCGCTCAACCGTACGGTATGTACCTTTTGTGACAAGCAGCCATATTGCCAGTGAGCCAACAGGTACCATTGCATACTTGCTGAACCCCAGAATCTCCATACTTGCAGCCCAGCCCGCGAGATTGGCCATAGTTGTGCCGAGGTTTGCAACGAAGAGCCCCAGCATCATGTAAAAGGTGACTTTCACCCCAAAATTTTCCCTGATAAGGTCCGAGAGCCCTTTTCCGGTAACAACGCCCATACGGGCGATCATCTCCTGCACGACTATCAGCGAGACAGTGGTTGGAAGGAGTGTCCACAGGAGTGCATAGCCAAACCTTGCACCGGCTACAGAGTAGGTGGTAATCCCACTGGCGTCGTTGTCAATGTTGGCCGTGATTATCCCCGGACCAAACACAGAGAAAAAAAGGGCTATCTTTATAAAATATTTTTTCATGTTTTGCCAGCGGTATCATCTGTCATTGGTTCGTTCAGAAACGGTTAATATCAGGAAAGTGCAAGGTGCGGAGTCCGACCAGTGACTGATTCAGACCTTTTTACGCTTTCGCTTTGCCTTTGGCGGCAGGATCCTGTCTATAATGTCATCCATTGTGACAATACCTATAAGCACATTGTCATTGTCGACAACCGGTATTGCTGCGAGGTTATACTTTGATATGGCTGCTGCCACTATATCTTCATCATCCTCGGGGTTAAGGGTCTTCAGGTTTGTAACCATTATCTCCGAAAGTGTTTTTCCCGGATCTGCAAGGAGGAGTTCCCTGAGGGAAAGGACACCGAGCAATTTCTCGTCAGGGTCTATTACATAAATATAATAGATTGTCTCTATTTCGGCAGCGTCTCTCTTGAACCTCTCAATGGCCTCGGAGACCTTGATCTCCGGCTCATAGGCAATGAACTCATTGGTCATCAAGCCCCCGGCGGTATTCTCTTCATGTTCCAGGAGTTCCTGAATATCCTCTGCATCTTCCTGGTCTATACTTTCAAGGAGGGCCTTCATCTTTTCCGTTGGCAGATCTCCGAGGATATCTGCTGCCTCATCCGGGGGCATCTCCTCAATTATATCCGATGCCTTCTCCGGCTCCATCTCTGTTATTATGCTCGCCTGCACATCAGGCTCAAGCTCGGAAAGGGTCTCGGCAGCGGTTTTGAGGTCAAGGTCTGTAAAGAGGCTCGTTCCTTCCTCTCTGGAGACGGAGCTTATAATTTCGGCAATATCCGCGGGGTGCAGGTTGGCAACCATCTGCCTCGGCACTGTCAGAGCAATGGTCTTGAGTTTTGGCTCAAGTGGCTGGATATAGGTCCAGCTTATCAGGTTATGCGGCAACTCTATTTTGAAGAGTTTGAAAAACTCATTTCCCTGTCTTTCAATGCCCAGTCTCCTCAGGATTCCCCTCATTCCGACGTCGACTGCTACGAGTACGGCCTTTCCCTCAAAGCCTTCCAGCTTTATGTCATTCACCCTTACCACCTTTGCCCCGGTGGCATCAACTATCTGTTTGTCAAGGATATCCCTGACGGCAAGCAGGTCTTCATCCGAGGGTTCATACTGGGCCAGGTCCTCTCTGTTTAATGTGGAGGCCATTACCCTTTTGTTGAATATACTCATGGTCTCCCATGGTACCAGGAACTTTTTCTTCTTCCTCGAAACTATTAAAGACTTCACCACAGGGAGCGGCTCTCCCTTCACGATTATTATATCCCTCAGGGTGCCGAGGTTGTCTCCCTTTAAATCAAGGATCGGTTTTTTAAGGAGTTCGCTTAAGAAGAGTTCACCAAAAATGGGCATAAAATCTCCTTTGGATAAAATGAATTTTACTTTAACCTTTTATTAAAGGGTATGGCAAGATGAAAAATTCTATATTGAATTTTTTCACTTGAAGAGACTGGCTTGCTTTTTTCCGGTATACTTGATATGTTAACAATATGATCTTTCTTCCTGTATCCCTGATGCTGTTTATCCTCTTTCTTTTGCTGATACCCCTCCTCTTTGCCCTTGCCCCGGCTTTGGCCTTTGCCAAGCTCGGGTTGAGTCCGGTCTGCGGGTATGTCTTTTTTATAGCCTGTCTTCTTGGAAGCAGTATAAATATTCCCGTGCACAGGGGAGAAGTCGAAGATTCCATACCCCCTGATGACGTAGCCACCCTGTTTCACACTCTTATGGGCATCAAGGTTCCCCAGACAGCAGAGAGGGTAATCGCAGTAAACCTCGGCGGAGCCATACTTCCCGGCCTTCTGAGCCTTTATCTCCTGAGGCAGGTGCCTTTTACAGTAACCTTTGTGGCCACTGCCATCACGGCGCTGGTTGCCTATATGCTGAGCAAACCTGTGAGGGGTGTGGGTGTGGTTATGCCCGCCTTTGTGCCCCCGGTAATCTCTGCTTCAGTGGCGATTCTGATTGCAGGAGAATATGCTCCCCAGGTGGCGTATATCTCCGGTGTAATGGGTACACTGATAGGTGCCGACCTCTTGAGGCTTCACCAAATACAGAGACTGCCGTCAACTTTTTTAAGTATTGGTGGCGCAGGGGTTTTTGACGGTATATATCTTGTAGGGTTGGTATCCGTGCTTCTTGCCTGAAAAAATCCACATTCCTCTGTTTTCCAACTGAAAATCCTTTAATTTTTCCGTAAAATATTGTATTATATATAATTAACTGCTAATTTGTCTTTCTTCGATTATCTGGAGAAGGACTATAAGCAGGAGAAGAACTATAACAATGGATGGAGGTTGAAGATGTTTCGTTTTATGAAAAAATATCATGACGATATAAAGACCGGTAAGATTACCCTGACCTTTCAGCCCTGGGATACACTCAGGGTTCTCAGGGGCAAGATATACAGGGCATATAATCTTGGTCTTCTCAGGGTGCTGGATGTGGACTTTAAGAAGCTTTCGGATATAACACCTGAGGAATTAAAGCGGTGTGGCTATAACTCTCTTGCAGTCTTTCAGAGAGAGTTTGAGGAGATGGCTGAAAGGAAGGTTGATTTTGAGAAGGAGAGGGCTGTAAGGATAGAGTTTGAGTATATTGGTGAGGATATAGAGAACTACAAGAAGGCGATGGGTAACGTAAAGGACTCCGAGCTTTACAACCTTAAGGAAAAGCTCATCATCGATGACCAGAAGAACGCAATCCCCTGGATTATAAAGACCCTGAGACTCCTGAGGGAATACGATTATCTGCCTTCCAAGGACCTTGAAAAGAGGCTCAGGATTCCTGCAGAGAGGATCAGGTATAATATGAAAAAACTTAAGGCGCTTAACCTGATAACGAGCAATCAGAGAAAAGGGTACGGCATTACCCCCCTTGGAGTCAAGGTGCTGAAGACCTTGAGTTCCGAGAAGAAAAAGCTTGCCATGAAGAATGCGGGAGTGGCAGAGAACGCGGGAGTGGCAGAGAGTGATGGAGTGGCAGAGAACGCGGGAGTGACAGAGAGTGATGGAGTGATGGAGTGATGTGTTCCACGTGGAACAATAGGAGATAAAGGATGGTGTTTTGGGCAGGATTGTTGCTATAGCAAACCAGAAGGGCGGGGTCGGAAAGACCACAACTGCAATAAACCTTGCGGCTTCCCTTGCGTTGGCAGAAAAGGATATCCTCATAATTGATGCAGACCCGCAGGGGAATTCCTCGAGCGGTCTTGGCATAGACAGAAACAATCTAAAGACGACTCTCTACGATGTCTTTGTGGGCCGGGC carries:
- a CDS encoding Nramp family divalent metal transporter, with product MKKYFIKIALFFSVFGPGIITANIDNDASGITTYSVAGARFGYALLWTLLPTTVSLIVVQEMIARMGVVTGKGLSDLIRENFGVKVTFYMMLGLFVANLGTTMANLAGWAASMEILGFSKYAMVPVGSLAIWLLVTKGTYRTVERVLLLACIIYIGYVVSGIMAKPDWSLVFKRLVVPEIKADPEYIMLTIAIIGTTITPWMQFYLQSSIAEKGIKKKDYGASRLDVVLGCSITNIISFFIIVTCATVLFPADIRINEASEAAMALKPFAGRFSSLIFAVSLANASLLGAIIVPLATAYYTCEAMGWEAGVNKTFKEAPQFMWIYTSIIIIASLLVLIPGAPLVTLMVLSSVVNGLILPFVLYYALKLANNKKIMGDYTNSRIFNIIAWATVGVIIFLTICMLLFIFVL
- a CDS encoding CBS domain-containing protein — encoded protein: MPIFGELFLSELLKKPILDLKGDNLGTLRDIIIVKGEPLPVVKSLIVSRKKKKFLVPWETMSIFNKRVMASTLNREDLAQYEPSDEDLLAVRDILDKQIVDATGAKVVRVNDIKLEGFEGKAVLVAVDVGMRGILRRLGIERQGNEFFKLFKIELPHNLISWTYIQPLEPKLKTIALTVPRQMVANLHPADIAEIISSVSREEGTSLFTDLDLKTAAETLSELEPDVQASIITEMEPEKASDIIEEMPPDEAADILGDLPTEKMKALLESIDQEDAEDIQELLEHEENTAGGLMTNEFIAYEPEIKVSEAIERFKRDAAEIETIYYIYVIDPDEKLLGVLSLRELLLADPGKTLSEIMVTNLKTLNPEDDEDIVAAAISKYNLAAIPVVDNDNVLIGIVTMDDIIDRILPPKAKRKRKKV
- a CDS encoding DUF1614 domain-containing protein, producing MIFLPVSLMLFILFLLLIPLLFALAPALAFAKLGLSPVCGYVFFIACLLGSSINIPVHRGEVEDSIPPDDVATLFHTLMGIKVPQTAERVIAVNLGGAILPGLLSLYLLRQVPFTVTFVATAITALVAYMLSKPVRGVGVVMPAFVPPVISASVAILIAGEYAPQVAYISGVMGTLIGADLLRLHQIQRLPSTFLSIGGAGVFDGIYLVGLVSVLLA